From Nomascus leucogenys isolate Asia chromosome 23, Asia_NLE_v1, whole genome shotgun sequence:
agcTTGTTAATAGTGATGCCATGCAAAAGTATTGGTTAACAGCAACCAAATTATAAGGAGTATTGGCTTTCCTGTGGTTTCCAAGAAAATCTTGGGTGATTTTGATAAAAGGTTTAGATTCTGTGTGTTTAAAtctggctttaaaaataaatccatagtGATTTTGATCCTAGATATCACCAGGCTCTTTTAACAATCTAAATATTTACTGTGTCATCTATGTACTGGGTATTAAAATTTCCTAACAACTGAAGGGCTGAACACAAATTATGGAAAGGTGAAACAAGGAAAAAATTGCAAAGCAATGAAAGAAGATATGTCTTTATTTGAATTCTAGCAAATGAGAATTCAGCTTTCCCTTCAACATCAGTATGAAAAATTTCAGCCTATAGCAAGAACAGAGACTGTATGCATAAGAATTAATTTGAGTTGTTTTGGGACTAACAATACTTCCCATAAAGGCAGCATCGAACTCATTCATTAGTTTAAGCTGGTGCTTTTCTGTTGACATTGTTCAcagaatttaaaagtataaagaatGTTATTGAACATTCAGGAATCAAGTGCATATTTAATTTAAAGTCTGAATATCAGAGGAGTCACAACCAGTGACATTAGGCCTGAattttttacttgcttttttgTTTAGACATGATGAGTTTTCTACACATCGTTTTTTCCAGTCTAGTAGTGGTTGCATTTATTCTTGGAAATTTTGCCAATGGCTTTATAGCACTGATAAATTTCATTGCCTGGGTCAAGAGACAAAAGATCTCCTCAGCTGATCAAATTATTGCTGCTCTGGCGGTCTCCAGAGTTGGTTTGCTCTGGGTAATATTATTACATTGGTATTCAACTGTGTTGAATCCAACTTCGTCTAGTTTAAAagtaacaatttttatttctaatgccTGGGCAGTAACCAATCATTTCAGCATCTGGTTTGCTACTAGCCTCAGCATATTTTATTTGCTCAAGATCGTCAATTTCTCCAGACTTATTTTTCATTACTTAAAAAGGAAGGCTAAGAGTGTAGTTCTGGTGATAGTGTTGgggtctttgttctttttgatttgtCACCTTGTGATGGAAAACACGTATATAAATGTGTGGACAAAAGAATATGAAGGAAACATAACTTGGAAGATCAAATTGAGGAATGCAATGCACCTTTCCAACTTGACTGTAACCATGCTAGCAAACTTGATACCATTCACTCTGACCCTGATATCTTTTCTGCTGTTAATCTACTCTCTGTGTAAACATCTGAAGAAGATGCAGCCCCATGGCAAAGGATCTCAAGATCCCAGCACCAAGATCCACATAAAAGCTTTGCAAACTGTGACCTCCTTCCTCATATTACTTGTCGTTTACTTTCTGTGTCTAATCACATCGTTTTGGAATTCTAAGATGCAACCGAAAGAACTTGTCTTAATGCTTTGCCAAGCTTTTGGAATCATATATCCATCATTCCACTCATTCATTCTGATTTGGGGGAACAAGACGCTAAAGCAGACCTTTCTTTCAGTTTTGTGGCAGGTGACTTGCTGGGCGAAGGGACAGAACCTGTCAGCTCCATAGATTCACAAGAGGTGCATTATGTGTTTTCTAGCAGAAAACAAATTGATGGCGTCTGGAACATTTTATATTTCCCACAAGTTTTTCCGTAGTCTATGTATTTGAGTAATTTCCAAAAGTTGACATAGAAAAATCTTTTACCTAAGTTTattgtataaaagtatatatatatattatatatatatgtatatatataatatatatatgcatgtgtgtgtaggtctgaaatgaaaatttaatatttaccATAACATACCTTTAATCAATTTTTCATATAAACTGTTCAGTTATACCAAAGTAGGataagaaatttctcagaattatGAACCCATGTGTAtttcacacatatattttattatatgatatTTCATTTGAGGAATTTATGATCTCTATTTATGATTAAGAACTGACCGCTTATATCAGAAAATCATTGCTGTTTTTCGTTGTCATTTGTATCATGTATATGTAGCATAGTGTGTTTAACTGTTTAACTATCATTGTTTTAACCTCTAATTTTTTGGATGGTAAGGACATTTAATTCTAAATCAATGATGAGAATGTGTCTTTGGggtaagggtttttttttttttaatcacgaattcttttttttctttttttgagatggagtcttgctctgttgtcctggctggaatgcagtggcacaatcttggctcaccacaacgttcacctctggggttcaagtgattcccatgcgtcagcctcctgagtggctgggactccaggcatgtgccaccacgcatggctaattttttgtatttttttttttttttttttttttttttttagtagagatgggatttcaccatgttggccaggctggtctcgaactcttgacctcaagtgatccactgcctcagcctcccaaagtgctgggattatagacgttcATGATgaattcttattttatgtttagTATAAAGCAAATACAATTATTGTTAGATAACAatgcacaaaataaaattcaagggTGAAAAATATATCTAGTGTACATTTTTTATGTGTATCAAAAGCAATACTGAGGAAtcttatatttaatatagtatGTTAATagcttagaaaaaaatcatttctataaaaaagatgaagaaacatgATCATGAGCTCTTTTCAGTGCTGTTATAAGTTTCCATATGCAATTAGAAAAGTCATCTCTTCTAGTTTTTGaattaaacaaaaacttttttgaaGTTGAGATCTGATGTTATGTATTTTAGTTTTTCGTCTAAGCCACCTCTGAGCTCCTGAATTGTCAATTTCCTCCTTTATCTTCCGTCCTTAAAATTCCTCAAAAAGCTCAAATTTTCCTTACTTTAAAAAGAAGCTCAATCTAAAGAGAGTATAGAAATTATGGCATCTATGAAATCTATATATTGATGATAGGAAATGTCTTAAAGATATGTTTTATTATAATCTTGGtgtaaatgatgaaatgagagaaAGTGTGTTGACATATTCACTAATAGCAAGTTCTGTTACAAGAAGAAAATGTATAACCTAGTTCAACAGCTAAATTCTGTGTGACTGTATTAATTTCTGGTGTTAtgcaattttaacaatattatctAAACCTTAAGATAAATCATCTCCACatctcatttgtttgtttatcatATATCTTCCCTGGTACAATGTAAGTACCATGAAAGTGGAGATCATATAGATCTTGCTTACTGTAGACTCCCAAGACATAAAGATAGCGCACAGAATAGATATTGAAAAATGATACTTTGATGAACAAGTtaattggtgaatgaatgaatatgaacTATATTGGGGTGGTGAACCAATGAAAATGTAACACATCACAAAATCTACAGTTGCATGAATATTTCTGTTCTGGTTTCAGATTGAAGTTACAGGATTATCCAAGAAGAAGAATTTCTCAGAGCAAAAGTTTGGCTATTCCACAGTTCTAGGGGAAATATCACTATAATATAGCACTGATGCAGGTATATCAGATGTGTGACACAAggacaaaatggaaaataaaaagatggcaTTTATTACAATACTTTTTACTAAgcatataaaagatataaaagatttttgtataagtgcatgtatcttttctATTGCAAACGATATATTTATATTGTGGTATTTCTAGCTGGTTATTACataaacaaaaatgacatttcattttaaaaaatttagttacCAACTATcttactaaaatataattttagatagTATTTTTAATATCCTTTCTAAATGACCACTTTAATTACCATATTATAAACtgatagaaaaatgaatgaataataatttaataattataacaCTGAATGAATATCTTATCATCAGGGGTCTAGAACTAGAGCAAATGTCTGATATTAAAGTGATAACATTTATTTGGAAGGAGGTCCCCTGCAGCAATGCTGGGACATGTGGAAATTGAGTCAAGAGAAGATGTGAAACTATCTGTTGTGATGTGTGATATGACTGTTGACGACCACTTCACAATGAGGTGAGAGAGACAGCATGGTGGTTATCAGATGCGTGCACTTGGCTCCCAGGACTTTTTCAGAAGAGCTGCGAGAGGACAACACAGCCAGCATTAGTCCATGGAAGCAACAGAGGAGGGAGAATATATCTGCTCAGCTGTCTTCTGTCTTCTACTTCCCACTGGCCAGGGTTTCCCTGAGGCAGAACTACCATCTCTGCTGTTCTGCTTGCCATCATCGAGTCCCTTGGTGGAGGTTATGAAAGTGAAACCTCATGCCCGCAATGTGGTG
This genomic window contains:
- the TAS2R20 gene encoding taste receptor type 2 member 20; the protein is MMSFLHIVFSSLVVVAFILGNFANGFIALINFIAWVKRQKISSADQIIAALAVSRVGLLWVILLHWYSTVLNPTSSSLKVTIFISNAWAVTNHFSIWFATSLSIFYLLKIVNFSRLIFHYLKRKAKSVVLVIVLGSLFFLICHLVMENTYINVWTKEYEGNITWKIKLRNAMHLSNLTVTMLANLIPFTLTLISFLLLIYSLCKHLKKMQPHGKGSQDPSTKIHIKALQTVTSFLILLVVYFLCLITSFWNSKMQPKELVLMLCQAFGIIYPSFHSFILIWGNKTLKQTFLSVLWQVTCWAKGQNLSAP